The genomic DNA ATGGAGAAGGGCTTTGTCACGGGGGCGGACGACTACATGAGCAAGCCTTTAAATTTAAAGGAGCTGATCTTACGCATAAACGCGCTTTTGCGCCGAGCCAAGATCGCTAGCGGCAAGCGGCTGAGGTTTAAAAACTCCGAGCTCGACTATACGGCCCTTAGCCTAAAAATCGGCGGCGAGGCCGTGGAGCTCGCACCAAAAGAGTTTTATTTACTCTTTTTACTGCTCTCAAACCCGGGCAAAATTTTCACTCGTCTTGAAATCATGCAAGAAATTTGGGGCTACGACACGGATAGCGACGAGCGCGCGGTCGATACGCACGTAAAAAAGCTACGCCGCAAGCTAGAAAGCTGCACGGACTTTGAGATAGCTACGGTGCGCGGCATCGGCTATAAGGGCGAAATTTACGAGTGAGGGGCGGGGAGACAAAGTGAAAATTTTAAAAGCTATTT from Campylobacter showae CSUNSWCD includes the following:
- a CDS encoding response regulator transcription factor, which produces MFKILVAEDDENLNKIICLKLAQEGFSPLAAFDGELALQLLESEHADLVVTDIMMPGLSGYELTKQIKLLDESLPVLMITAKSGMEGMEKGFVTGADDYMSKPLNLKELILRINALLRRAKIASGKRLRFKNSELDYTALSLKIGGEAVELAPKEFYLLFLLLSNPGKIFTRLEIMQEIWGYDTDSDERAVDTHVKKLRRKLESCTDFEIATVRGIGYKGEIYE